The following proteins are co-located in the Bosea sp. AS-1 genome:
- the clpA gene encoding ATP-dependent Clp protease ATP-binding subunit ClpA, which produces MPSFSRSLEQALHRALALANERRHEYATLEHLLLALVDDQDAAAVMRACSVDLDLLRRNLVDYIDSELTNLVTDGRDDSKPTAGFQRVIQRAVIHVQSSGREEVTGANVLVAMFAERESHAAYFLQEQDMTRYDAVNYISHGIAKRPGASESRPVRGAEDEGEPQREQRSEQASEPDKDKKKKESALEAYCVNLNRKAKDGRIDPLIGREAEVQRTIQILCRRQKNNPLLVGDPGVGKTAIAEGLALKITRGEVPEVLHDATVFSLDMGTLLAGTRYRGDFEERLKQVMKEIEQHPKAIMFIDEIHTVIGAGATSGGAMDASNLLKPALASGTLRCIGSTTYKEYRQYFEKDRALVRRFQKIDVNEPSVPDTIEILKGLKPYFEEFHKLRYTNDAIKAAVELSARYIHDRKLPDKAIDVIDETGASQMLLPESKRKKTIGVKEVEVAVSTMARIPAKTVSKDDAEVLRNLEQTLKRSVYGQEKAIEALSSSIKLARAGLRDGEKPIGCYLFAGPTGVGKTEVARQLASSLGVELIRFDMSEYMERHTVSRLIGAPPGYVGFDQGGLLTDQIDQHPHSVLLLDEIEKAHPDLFNILLQVMDHGKLTDNNGKQVDFRNVILIMTTNAGAADMARNAYGFTRQKREGDDTEAINKLFAPEFRNRLDATISFGHLPKAVVARVVDKFVLQLEAQLADRNVTIELSDEAREWLVENGYDEAMGARPMARLIQQTIKTPLADEVLFGRLKNGGAVKVVVVHSETGIKVLGLEFPDGPAKPKPEKDVEAANAKRQPKPRAKAAGDGPAKSTPPRRAPKGGAGPGDGSGGSATPAKASGRAVRTVPKVPLTKA; this is translated from the coding sequence TTGCCGAGTTTCTCGCGCAGTCTCGAACAGGCGCTTCACCGGGCTCTGGCTCTCGCCAATGAGCGCCGTCACGAATACGCCACCCTTGAGCATCTCCTGCTCGCGCTGGTCGACGACCAGGACGCGGCGGCGGTGATGCGCGCCTGCAGCGTCGACCTCGACCTACTCAGGCGCAACCTCGTCGACTATATCGATTCGGAGCTGACGAACCTCGTCACCGACGGGCGCGACGATTCCAAGCCGACTGCCGGCTTCCAGCGCGTGATCCAGCGCGCGGTCATCCATGTCCAGTCGTCCGGCCGCGAGGAGGTGACCGGGGCCAATGTGCTCGTGGCGATGTTCGCCGAGCGCGAGAGCCACGCCGCCTACTTCCTGCAGGAGCAGGACATGACTCGCTACGACGCGGTCAACTACATCAGCCACGGCATCGCCAAGCGCCCGGGCGCCAGCGAGAGCCGGCCGGTGCGCGGCGCCGAGGACGAGGGCGAGCCGCAGCGCGAGCAGCGCTCCGAGCAGGCCAGCGAACCGGACAAGGACAAGAAGAAAAAGGAAAGCGCGCTAGAGGCTTACTGCGTCAACCTGAATCGGAAGGCGAAGGACGGGCGCATCGACCCGCTGATCGGCCGCGAGGCCGAGGTGCAGCGCACGATCCAGATCCTCTGCCGCCGCCAGAAGAACAACCCCCTGCTGGTCGGCGACCCCGGCGTCGGCAAGACCGCGATCGCCGAGGGCCTCGCCCTTAAGATCACCCGCGGCGAGGTTCCGGAAGTCCTCCACGACGCCACGGTCTTCTCGCTCGACATGGGCACGCTGCTCGCCGGTACGCGTTATCGCGGCGACTTCGAGGAACGCCTCAAGCAGGTGATGAAGGAGATCGAGCAGCACCCCAAGGCGATCATGTTCATCGACGAGATCCACACGGTGATCGGCGCCGGTGCGACCTCGGGCGGCGCCATGGACGCTTCGAACCTGCTCAAGCCCGCGCTGGCTTCGGGCACGCTGCGCTGCATCGGCTCGACCACCTACAAGGAATACCGCCAGTATTTCGAGAAGGATCGGGCGCTGGTGCGTCGCTTCCAGAAGATCGACGTCAACGAGCCGTCGGTCCCGGACACCATCGAGATCCTGAAGGGCCTCAAGCCCTATTTCGAGGAGTTTCACAAGCTGCGCTACACCAACGACGCCATCAAGGCGGCGGTGGAGCTGTCGGCGCGCTACATCCATGACCGCAAGCTGCCGGACAAGGCGATCGACGTCATCGACGAGACCGGCGCCTCGCAGATGCTGCTGCCCGAGAGCAAGCGCAAGAAGACCATTGGCGTGAAGGAAGTCGAGGTCGCGGTCTCGACGATGGCCCGCATCCCGGCCAAGACCGTCTCGAAGGACGACGCCGAGGTGCTGCGCAACCTGGAGCAGACGCTGAAGCGCTCGGTCTATGGACAGGAGAAGGCGATCGAGGCGCTGTCCTCCTCGATCAAGCTCGCTCGCGCCGGCCTGCGCGACGGCGAGAAGCCGATCGGCTGCTACCTCTTTGCCGGCCCGACCGGCGTCGGCAAGACTGAGGTCGCGCGCCAGCTCGCCTCCTCGCTCGGCGTCGAGCTGATCCGTTTCGACATGTCGGAATACATGGAACGCCACACCGTCTCGCGGCTGATCGGCGCGCCTCCCGGCTATGTCGGCTTCGACCAGGGCGGCCTGCTCACCGACCAGATCGACCAGCATCCGCATTCCGTGCTGCTGCTCGACGAGATCGAGAAGGCCCATCCGGATCTGTTCAACATCCTCCTGCAGGTGATGGACCACGGCAAGCTGACCGACAACAACGGCAAGCAGGTCGATTTCAGGAACGTCATCCTGATCATGACCACCAATGCCGGAGCCGCCGACATGGCCCGCAATGCCTATGGCTTCACGCGCCAGAAGCGCGAGGGCGACGACACCGAGGCGATCAACAAGTTGTTCGCGCCGGAGTTCCGCAACCGTCTCGACGCCACCATCTCCTTCGGCCATCTGCCGAAGGCCGTGGTCGCCCGCGTCGTCGACAAGTTCGTGCTCCAGCTTGAGGCCCAGCTCGCCGACCGTAACGTCACCATCGAGCTCTCGGACGAGGCACGCGAATGGCTGGTCGAGAATGGTTATGACGAAGCAATGGGCGCACGCCCCATGGCCCGGCTCATCCAGCAGACGATCAAGACGCCGCTCGCCGACGAGGTGCTGTTCGGCCGCCTCAAGAACGGCGGTGCCGTCAAGGTCGTGGTCGTCCACTCCGAGACGGGGATCAAGGTGCTCGGGCTCGAATTCCCGGACGGGCCAGCCAAGCCGAAGCCCGAAAAGGATGTCGAGGCCGCCAACGCCAAGCGCCAGCCGAAGCCCCGTGCCAAGGCGGCGGGCGACGGTCCAGCGAAATCGACCCCGCCGCGCCGCGCCCCGAAAGGCGGCGCAGGGCCGGGCGATGGTTCGGGTGGCTCTGCCACGCCGGCCAAGGCGTCCGGCCGCGCCGTCCGTACCGTGCCGAAGGTTCCGCTGACGAAGGCCTGA
- the clpS gene encoding ATP-dependent Clp protease adapter ClpS has protein sequence MADRPKRAGPPADGGKEGTGTAVLTRTRTRKPNLYRVLLLNDDYTPMEFVVHVLERFFNKDRAEATRIMMHVHQNGVGECGVFTYEVAETKVTLVMDLARKHMHPLQCVMEKK, from the coding sequence ATGGCTGATCGTCCAAAGCGGGCCGGGCCGCCGGCCGACGGCGGCAAGGAGGGCACGGGCACGGCGGTGCTGACCCGCACCCGCACGCGCAAGCCCAATCTCTACCGTGTCCTGCTTTTGAATGACGACTACACCCCCATGGAGTTCGTCGTTCATGTCCTGGAGCGGTTCTTCAACAAGGATCGCGCCGAAGCGACGCGGATCATGATGCATGTGCATCAGAACGGCGTCGGCGAATGCGGTGTCTTCACCTATGAGGTCGCCGAAACCAAGGTCACTCTCGTCATGGATCTGGCGCGCAAGCACATGCACCCGCTGCAATGCGTGATGGAGAAAAAATAG
- the kdsA gene encoding 3-deoxy-8-phosphooctulonate synthase codes for MTPNAIVTIGEDLARPVRFGNHLPLSVIAGPCQMESRDHALECALALKEIASALKVGLVFKTSFDKANRTSVKGARGMGLEAALPVFAEIRERTGLPVLTDVHDANQCAPVAEVVDVLQIPAFLCRQTDLLVAAARTGRVVNVKKGQFLAPWDMVNVAAKVTESGNANVMLTERGASFGYNTLVTDMRALPIMAEIGAPVIFDATHSVQQPGGKGSSTGGQREFVPVLSRAAVAVGVAGVFIETHPDPDKAPSDGPNMVPLAEFQGLIAELQAFDRLAKGNPAPNVAYV; via the coding sequence ATGACCCCGAACGCCATCGTCACCATTGGCGAGGATCTCGCCCGGCCCGTGCGCTTCGGGAACCATTTGCCCCTGTCCGTGATCGCCGGCCCCTGCCAGATGGAGAGCCGCGACCACGCGCTCGAATGTGCGCTGGCGCTCAAGGAGATCGCCTCGGCGCTGAAGGTCGGGCTCGTCTTCAAGACCTCCTTCGACAAGGCGAACCGCACCAGCGTGAAAGGTGCGCGCGGCATGGGGCTGGAAGCAGCACTACCCGTCTTCGCCGAAATCCGCGAGCGCACCGGCCTGCCCGTGCTGACCGACGTGCATGATGCGAACCAGTGCGCGCCCGTCGCCGAAGTGGTCGACGTGCTGCAGATCCCCGCCTTCCTCTGCCGCCAGACCGACCTGCTCGTCGCGGCGGCAAGGACCGGCCGTGTCGTGAACGTCAAGAAGGGCCAGTTCCTGGCGCCCTGGGACATGGTCAACGTCGCCGCCAAGGTGACCGAGAGCGGCAATGCCAACGTGATGCTGACCGAGCGCGGCGCCTCCTTCGGCTACAACACGCTCGTCACCGACATGCGGGCGCTGCCGATCATGGCCGAGATCGGCGCGCCGGTGATCTTCGACGCCACCCATTCGGTGCAGCAGCCGGGCGGCAAGGGCTCCTCCACCGGCGGCCAGCGCGAATTCGTGCCGGTGCTGTCCCGCGCCGCGGTCGCGGTCGGCGTCGCCGGCGTCTTCATCGAGACCCACCCCGATCCCGACAAGGCTCCGTCCGACGGCCCCAACATGGTGCCGCTCGCCGAATTCCAGGGCCTGATCGCCGAGCTGCAGGCCTTCGATCGTCTCGCCAAGGGCAATCCGGCACCCAACGTCGCCTATGTCTGA